From the Euphorbia lathyris chromosome 6, ddEupLath1.1, whole genome shotgun sequence genome, one window contains:
- the LOC136232882 gene encoding arabinosyltransferase XEG113, producing MTGGGNGIWKSAYQEVVNAKPLFLTIYATVLCGILFSSVYVFSAVYSSAKTSSLSSTQWLSSPPSSSSLSRIIQSSNVSQESPVIVNSSTKLMHQSRDVKPIWEAPSRDSRMPPIKKFRLTKQLVEQRVKDNVIIVTFGNFAFMDFILTWVKHCTDLGLSNILVGAMDTKLLEALYWKGVPVFDMGSRMSTADVGWGSPTFHKMGREKVILIEAILPFGFELLMCDTDMVWLKNPLPYLARYPHADVLTSSDQVVPTVVDDRLGIWQEVGAAYNIGVFHWRPTESSKKLAKEWKDMLLADDKIWDQNGFNDIIRKQLGPSVEDDSGLVYAFDGNLKLGILPASIFCSGHTFFVQAMYQQLRLEPYAVHTTFQYAGTEGKRHRLREGMVFYDPPEYYDAPGGFLSFKPSIPKSLLLDGEHNLESHFSLVNYQIKQIRTALAIASLLNRTLVMPPLWCRLDRLWFPHPGVLAGTLTRQPFICPLDHVFEVNVMLKLQQEEEFGPAINIREYSFLDNPSFPKEVKESWLDVELCQEGTQGCLASNETNPSGILRFPKRSSEEMFKTIFSSFKDVKVIQFASMQEAFLGFANKEREERFRNRVKRYLGIWCCVENHTPGHIYYDMYWDEKPDWKPLPPQTPEEDHPPL from the exons ATGACGGGTGGAGGAAATGGAATATGGAAGAGCGCATACCAGGAAGTTGTCAATGCCAAGCCGTTGTTTCTCACGATCTACGCCACCGTTCTCTGTGGAATTCTCTTCTCTTCCGTTTACGTTTTCTCTGCTGTTTACTCTTCTGCCAAAACCTCCTCACTCTCTTCTACACAATGGCtttcttctcctccttcttcctcttctctctCTC gtattattcaatcatctaacgTTTCTCAAGAATCTCCAGTAATTGTGAATTCCTCAACAAAGTTAATGCATCAAAGCAGAGATGTAAAACCAATCTGGGAAGCTCCTTCCCGGGATTCAAGAATGCCTCCTATTAAGAAGTTTAGACTCACTAAACAACTGGTTGAGCAAAGGGTGAAAGACAATGTCATTATAGTCACCTTTGGTAACTTTGCATTCATGGATTTTATTCTTACTTGGGTTAAACACTGTACTGATTTGGGCCTTTCCAATATTCTTGTTG GTGCTATGGACACCAAGCTATTGGAGGCTTTATACTGGAAAGGTGTACCTGTTTTTGACATGGGGAGTCGTATGAGTACAGCAGATGTTGGTTGGGGCTCACCTACCTTTCACAAAATGGGGAGAGAAAAAGTAATTTTGATAGAGGCAATCCTCCCTTTTGGGTTTGAACTATTAATGTGCGACACAGACATGGTTTGGTTAAAG AACCCACTGCCATATCTTGCTCGTTATCCTCATGCAGATGTTTTAACTTCAAGTGATCAAGTTGTACCAACGGTTGTTGATGACAGGTTGGGCATCTGGCAAGAAG TTGGTGCTGCCTATAACATAGGAGTTTTTCACTGGAGACCAACAGAATCCTCAAAAAAGTTGGCAAAAGAGTGGAAAGATATGCTCTTAGCTGATGACAAGATCTGGGATCAGAATGGATTCAATGACATCATACGCAAGCAGTTAGGACCATCTGTTGAAGATGACAGTGGTCTTGTGTATGCTTTTGATGGAAATCTCAAGCTGGGAATATTACCTGCAAGTATATTTTGCAGTGGACATACTTTCTTTGTCCAG GCAATGTACCAACAGCTAAGGTTAGAACCATATGCAGTGCATACCACATTTCAGTATGCTGGAACAGAAGGGAAGCGCCATCGGCTACGGGAGGGCATGGTCTTTTATGATCCACCAGAATACTATGATGCTCCAG GAGGCTTTCTGTCATTTAAGCCATCTATTCCAAAGAGTTTGTTGCTGGATGGGGAGCACAATCTTGAATCACATTTTTCTCTTGTTAATTATCAA ATAAAACAAATAAGGACGGCACTTGCCATTGCTTCTTTGTTAAACCGTACACTG GTTATGCCTCCACTATGGTGCAGGTTGGATAGGCTATGGTTTCCCCATCCAGGAGTTTTAGCGGGAACATTGACTAGACAACCTTTTATCTGCCCTCTAGACCATGTGTTTGAG GTGAATGTCATGTTGAAACTGCAGCAAGAGGAAGAGTTTGGCCCGGCGATCAATATCAGAGAGTACTCATTTTTGGACAACCCTTCATTTCCCAAAGAA GTGAAGGAGTCGTGGCTTGATGTTGAGCTTTGTCAGGAAGGAACTCAAGGTTGTTTGGCCTCAAACGAAACAAATCCTTCAGGAATACTCAGATTTCCAAAACGAAGCAGTGAAGAAATG TTCAAAACCATATTCTCATCTTTCAAGGATGTCAAAGTTATTCAGTTCGCTTCAATGCAAGAAGCTTTCCTGGGTTTTGCTAACAAG gaaagggaagaaagatTTAGAAATCGCGTGAAGCGGTATCTCGGTATATGGTGCTGCGTGGAGAACCATACTCCTGGGCATATATATTATGACATGTACTGGGATGAGAAACCTGACTGGAAACCATTGCCACCACAGACTCCAGAGGAAGACCATCCACCTCTGTAA